A window of Rhizobium sp. CC-YZS058 genomic DNA:
GGTGTCTTGTCAAAATGCTCCCAGCGCCGAAAATCGTCCTCAACAACGCCCGAAAGCTCGGTCAGAAATCGCTCGATTCCAACCGAGAGAACCAGTTTCATCATGTGATCGACACTGACGAAGGGAACGACATTGAGCTTCTGGGCAACCGGCGGCGTGGCGAGCATGTGCGGATCCATGGACTGGGACGATGATCGCCAAGGATAACGCTGCGCCCTGCTGCACGAAATCGTGCGCCTGCGGCAAATCGTGTTATGGATCGAGCAGTTCGATCAGGGAGACTAGACAAAGTGACGGTTCGACTGGATGATCTTGATCGTCGCCTTCTGGCCCTGCTGCGCAGCGACGGCCGCGCGCCGGTCTCAAAGCTCGCCGATATCCTCGGCGTCACCCGCGGCACCGTTCAGGCGCGGATCGACAGGATGCTCGAGCAAGGCGCCATTCTCGGCTTCACAGTGAGGGCGCGCGAGGAGCATGACGGCTCGGGCGTCCGGGCAGTGATGATGATCGAAGTGACGGGCAAATCAACGAGCGCCGTAGTGCGGCGGCTGCGCGGCCTGCCGGAGGTCCACCGCCTTTATACGACGAACGGCGCCTGGGATCTCGTGGCCGAGATCAGCGCCGCGTCGCTTCAGGATTTCGACCGCGTCCTGCGCGAGGTGCGCACGATCGACGGGGTCTTGAACAGCGAGACGAGCATTCTGCTCACCGCCGTCTGAGTGTCGTGTCAGTAGCGCTCCGGCGGGAAGATGCGCAGCGTGACCGAGAACAGGCCGAGGCCGAGCAGAACGACGACGAGGGTGCGCGCCACGTCATCCGACGTGGCCGAGAAGGCACCGAACGCCAAGGCAGCGCAGACAAGCAGGATCATCCCGATGCGCGGGAGCCAGTAGAACATGATGATATCCTCGGAACAAACTGTGGGCGAACCGGACGGACTGCTGCTCTTCGCATTTCAGCGTCTGTGTTCTTTCGGATAGGTGAACGCAGCCGCCCGCAACTTGTTCCCGGCCGCTCGCTTCTTCCGCGTCAAGGCGCCGGCAACCGCCTACAACGATGATCCGCCGCGCAATCGCGGTCGTAAACGGGCGGTATTGACGGAGGAACGCATGCGCAAAACTGGAGTGATGCTCGGCGCCCTTCTTGCCTCCGCCGGCCTTGCCGAGGCGGAGACGATGAAAGAGCCTGAAATCCGTGATCGCATCATCGGCCGCACCATCTATCTCGCGGCCCCGATCGGCGGCGAATTTCCGCTGAACTATGCGAAGTCGGGAACGGTGAGCGGCGATGGCGATGCCGTCGGGCTCGGCAAGTTCATCAAGCCGAAGGATAGCGGCCGCTGGTGGATCCAGTCCGACCAGCTCTGCCAGCAGTTCAAGACCTGGTACAATGGCAAGAGCATGTGCTTTGCCCTGTCCGATGCCGGGCCGGGCAAGGTCAA
This region includes:
- a CDS encoding Lrp/AsnC family transcriptional regulator is translated as MTVRLDDLDRRLLALLRSDGRAPVSKLADILGVTRGTVQARIDRMLEQGAILGFTVRAREEHDGSGVRAVMMIEVTGKSTSAVVRRLRGLPEVHRLYTTNGAWDLVAEISAASLQDFDRVLREVRTIDGVLNSETSILLTAV